A genome region from Candidatus Atribacteria bacterium ADurb.Bin276 includes the following:
- the nucH gene encoding Thermonuclease precursor, producing MKKVLFILMLITLLSLPIIAQTYQASKVIDCDTIELSNEEWIRYIGINAPELRNGIPDPYSQEAFEANRNLVIGKEAYLEFDVQERERYDRMLAYTYFDDLFIYTWLVENGYTQIMTIPPNVTYQDLLLELQTKTREENRGIWEIEPVENKKEDSEFPYVGNKNSKKFHHYYCGSVDDMKEKNKVFFLSREDAVEAGYVPCKRCHP from the coding sequence ATGAAAAAAGTCCTTTTTATTCTCATGTTGATAACTCTGCTCTCTCTTCCAATTATTGCTCAAACCTACCAGGCATCCAAAGTCATCGATTGTGATACTATCGAACTCTCTAACGAAGAATGGATCCGGTACATCGGTATCAATGCTCCCGAGTTACGGAATGGCATACCAGATCCTTATTCCCAGGAAGCCTTTGAAGCAAATCGTAATCTTGTAATCGGGAAAGAAGCATACCTTGAATTCGATGTTCAGGAACGAGAAAGGTACGACCGCATGCTGGCATATACTTATTTTGATGATCTATTTATCTATACCTGGTTGGTTGAAAACGGTTATACTCAGATCATGACCATCCCGCCGAATGTGACCTATCAGGATCTATTATTAGAACTCCAAACAAAAACCAGAGAAGAAAACAGAGGTATATGGGAAATAGAACCAGTTGAAAATAAAAAGGAAGATTCAGAATTTCCTTATGTCGGCAACAAAAATAGTAAGAAGTTCCATCATTATTACTGCGGTTCGGTTGATGATATGAAAGAAAAGAACAAAGTGTTTTTCTTATCCAGAGAAGATGCTGTTGAGGCGGGATATGTGCCGTGCAAGAGGTGTCATCCGTAA